The Fulvivirga maritima genome segment GCAGATGCACGAAAAAACCCACGAAAATATCAAAACCATCCGCCCTCTTAAAGACGGGGTGATTGCTGATTTCCATGCTGCTGAGCATATGATCAGAGGTATGATAAAAATGATTGATAGTGGTAAAAAGCTTTTTCCTGCCTCACACCGAATGGTGATCTGTATTCCTTCCGGTATTACCGAAGTAGAGAAAAGGGCGGTAAGAGACTCTGCCGAACATGCAGGAGCCAAAGAGGTATACATGATATATGAGCCTATCGCAGCAGCCATTGGTATCGGTATAGATATTGAAAGGCCTGTGGGTTCTATGATTGTAGATATAGGTGGTGGTACTACTGAAATTGCTGTAATAGCATTGAGTGGTATTGTATGTGATCAGTCAATAAGAGTAGCTGGAGATACCTTCAATAGAGATATTCTTGATTATATGAGAAGGCAGCATAACCTGCTTATAGGTGAAAGATCTGCTGAAAAAGTTAAAATAGAGGTAGGATCAGCGCTTACTGAGCTAGATGATGGTCCTGAAGATTACGAGATTAGAGGTAGAGACCTGATGACAGGTATACCTAAAGTAATTAAAATCTCATATTCAGAAATCGCCTTTGCCTTAGATAAGTCAGTATCTAAGATAGAAGAAGCCGTGCTGAAAGCACTTGAGATTTCGCCACCAGAATTATCAGCTGATATTTATGATAATGGTATACACCTAACAGGCGGAGGAGCTTTACTCCGAGGCCTTGATAAGAGATTAGCCTTAAAAACTAAACTTCCTATCCACGTGGCGGAAGATCCGTTAAGAGCGGTGGTAAGAGGTACTGGCCAGTCATTGAAGAACTTAAATTCTTTCAAAGCCGTATTAATGACCTAAGTCTGGAAGAGACTGTTTTTTTGTTGGCACTGTTTATTTTTTGATTTTGAACCAATCTGGATAAATGCAGAGACTGTTTCTGTTTCTATATCAGTATAGAGCTTTTTTAATATTCCTGTTTCTGGAAGTGATCTGTCTTTGGTTGATAGTTCAAAACAACAGTTTTCAGAGTGCAGGCTTTTTTAATTCCTCTAACAGAGTAGCAGGAAACCTATTACAGTCTTCTGATAATGTGTCTGATTATTTTAATCTCGCAGATGTAAATCAAAACCTGGCATCAGAAAATGCCAGGTTAAAACAGGAGTTGGAAGCCTTAAACTCGCGCTTAGAATATCTGGAGCTAGATACCACTTACGAAACCACAGATACTACCTTAGTTACTGACATTGACACACTTACTCAAGACAGTGTGCAGATAGAAAAGTATAAATTTCTTAGTGCTAAGGTGATTAACAAGTCCGTAAGAAACTATAACAACTACATTACTATCAATAAAGGCCGAAGTGAAGGGGTAGAACCTGATATGGCAGTTATTGGTAATGATGGTGTAGTGGGTAAAGTGAAAACGGCCTCTCAGCACTTTGCAGTTATCACATCGGTGCTGCATAGTGATTTTCAGATATCATCAAAAATTGACAAAACAGGTGATTTATGTACTGCTAAATGGCCTGGTAATGATCCTTATCATGCTGAGTTACTATTTGTGCCTCGCCATGTAGAGGTAGCCGTGGGAGATAGCATAGTTACCTCTGGCTATAATGCCATTTTTCCTGAGGGTGTACCTGTAGGAGTGGTGAGTGATGTAGAAATCACTGAAGATGCCTTATTTTATAATATCACTATTGATCTTGCCAGTAACTTTAATGAGATAGGCTATGTCTATCTGATCAAAAATAGCTTAAAAACAGAGCAGGACTCAGTACAACAAGAAGCAGAAAAATTCTATGCTCAATAAAGGGATCATAACACAAATATTTTCATTCATCCTGTATGTGCTTGTGCAGGTATTGCTTTTGAAGAACATTGTCCTTTTTGACAAGTCATTCTGTTTTTTATATATCGCTTTTTTACTTCTCATTCCTGTAGAAGCTAAGGTATTAGGGCTCATGATCGTGGGTTTTATTACTGGTATAGCTGTTGATATTTTTTATGACAGTTTGGGAATTCATGCGGCCGCTTCCGTGTTTATAATGTTTGTTAGGAATTACTGGTTAAATATGCTTACGCCACAAGGTGGGTATGATTCCGGCACGGTACCTACCATTAGCTCTAATGGTTTGAGGTGGTTTACCTCTTATGTTCTGCCACTGATTTTTTTACATCATTGTGTGCTGTTCCTGCTAGAGTCATGGGGATTTGGCCTTTTAGGTTTTACACTTACAAAAGCCTTTTTTAGTACTTGGTTCACCTTTATAGTAATGCTTATTACCCAGTATCTTTTTTATAATAAGAAAAGATCATTATGAACGAATCTCGCAAAAATATTATCCAAATGGTCGTGGTTGCCGTAGCGGTAATTTTTTTAGTGAAACTGTTTTCTATTCAGGTGCTTGATGATAAATATGCTCAGGCGGCCACCAGTAACATTATCCATAAAGTAATAGAATACCCTTATAGAGGTACTATTAGAGATAGAAATGGTAAGCTGATAGTATATAATACACCGCAGTTTGACCTTACCATTACCCCTAAAGAGGTAAGAGTACTAGATACTGCCAAGTTTTGCGACCTGTTTGAAATAACCAAAGAAGAACTTAAGACCAAGTATGCGACACTGAAGGCTGGTAAAGGCTTTTCTTATGTGAAGCCCAATCCATTTATTAAACAGTTATCAGAACGCGATCTGGCCCGCATACAAGATTATCTTATAGATTTTCCGGGCTTTGATGTACAAGCCAGAACAAGCAGAGCCTATACTTATCCTGTTTTAGCCAATGCTCTGGGGTATGTAAGTGAAATTAATAAAAGGCAACTGGATAGAGATACTGCAGACTATTACCATCAAGGTGATTATATTGGTCAAAGCGGATTAGAAGCTTACTATGAAGATCAACTAAGGGGAAAACGAGGCGTAAGGTTTAAAAAACGAAATGTACGCGGTATAGAAATGGGAGACTTTGAAGACGGTAAGTTTGATACTCTTGCTGTGCGTGGAGAAAATCTCATAACTACTATAGATATTGACTTGCAGCGTTATGGCGAAGAGCTGATGAAAGGCAAGTCAGGCAGTATTGTAGCTATAGAGCCATCTACAGGTGAGATACTTTCATTGGTTTCAGGTCCTTCATATGACCCTAATGAGCTTTCAGGTAAGGAATACAGTAAAAACTATTACCGAATTAGCTCTGATAGTTTAAAGCCTTTATTTAATAGACCGCTGATGGCTCAGTACAGGCCGGGGTCAATTTTTAAAATTATTCAGGCTATGGTAGGCCTGCAAGAAGGGGTGATAACCAAGCAGACGTACATACCTTGCATAAAATATCCTATGAACTGCCATTATCATGGCGCGGGAGAAACCTTGGTGGGAGCCATAACACACTCTTGTAATCCTTATTTTTATAATGTAATGAAGAGGATGGTGAACCAGGGCGTGTCAGAAGATCCGTTTGAAGATACCCGTATCGGTATTAAGAAATGGAATGACTATATAGAAAGCTTTGGACTGGGCTCTCCATTAGGTATAGACTTACCAAGCGAGAAAAGTGGCATGGTGCCTAGTGTGGCATATTATGACCGTGCTTACAATGGCAGGCCTTGGAAGTTCTCAAATATCTATTCTATATCAATTGGTGAAGGGGAAAATCTGGTTGTGCCTATTCAAATGGCCAATTTTGCCGCTTTGGTAGCTAATCGAGGGTATTATTATATTCCTCATTTGGTGAAATCAGTAGGAGATTCAGGAGAACCCTTACCACGATTTAAAGAAAAGCATCATACCATGGTAGATGATAAGTATTTCGATATAGCAGTAGAAGCGATGGCCAATGTTATAAAAGAAGGAACAGGACAGTACCGGGCTAAGCTTAAAGATATTGAGGTTTGCGGTAAAACAGGAACAGTTCAAAATGATCCTCTTCCTGATCACTCCGTTTTCATAGCTTTTGCTCCTCGGGATAATCCTAAGATTGCAGTATCAGTATATGTAGAGAATGCTGGTCAGGGTGCACGTGCTGCTGCGTCAATTGCTAGTCTTATGATTGAAAAATACTTGCTTGGTGGTACCGAAAGACCAAATATTGAAGCATACGTTAAAAAAGGAGATTTTCTATAGTGAGAAGAGGTGATAGCATAGTTTCAAAAATTGATTGGCTTACCATACTTTTATTTTTCGTGATTGTAATGTTGGGCTGGCTCAACATTTATGCTGCTGTTTATGATGAGAATGCTGCTCAGAATATTTTCAGTATGTCTCTCAATAGTGGTAGACAGCTTATATTCATAGGAGTAATCATTGTGCTCATAATAGTGATGCTCGTTGTAGATTTCAAGTTTTACGACACATTTGCTTACATTATATATGGCGGAGTACTCTCCCTTCTGATATTTATTCTACTTTTCGGCCGAGAAGTAGCAGGTTCCAAATCATGGTTTGAGTTGGGGGCTTTTAGGTTTCAACCTTCTGAGTTCGCCAAATTTGCTACCTGTTTGGCTGTGGCCAAATTTATAGGCACAGGCGGCTTTCGCATGGATCAGTTGAGGAATCAAATAGTGCTTTTTGCTATTATCGCAGTTCCTGCGGTGTTAATTATACTTCAGGGAGATACAGGTACAGCCTTGGTTTATTCTGTATTTATACTGGTTTTCTTCAGAGAAGGAATGGCACCTACGCTTTTAATATTAGGTGTTTCCGCAGCCATAATTTTTATACTCACCCTAATGGTTGAAAATCATATCTATCTATATGGTGGGATTTTCCTCATTGCGGCCGCCGCCATAATTTTTGGTAAAAGAACCCGCAAGCGTATTATAATGGTGTTGTTGGGCGCAGCAGTAATAGTGAGTGTTATCAAAAGTGTGGATTATGTGATTTCTGATATCCTCAAGCCGCACCAGCAAAACAGGGTTAAAGCATTTATTAACCCAGATGCAGACCCATTAGGTTTTGGCTGGAACGTGACACAATCTAAAATAGCCATTGGTAGTGGAGGTGCATTTGGTAAAGGCTTTTTGAAAGGCACACAGACTAAATTTGATTTTGTGCCGGAGCAGAGCACGGATTTTATATTTTGTACCATTGCTGAAGAGCATGGCTGGTTTGGTAGTTTTGTTATTATAGGCCTGTTTGTGAGTTTACTGCTTCGGTTGATATTCGTGGCTGAAAGACAGAAATGGCGGTTTGCTCGGGTGTATGGATATAGTGTCGCATGCATTTTATTCTTTCACTTTGCTGTTAATATTGGTATGACTATCGGCCTGTTTCCTGTAATAGGTATTCCTCTACCTATGTTTAGCTATGGAGGGTCCTCGCTCATTGGTTTTACTATACTTATATTTATTCTAGTGAAATTAGATGCTCACCGTGGTCAGGTATTGGTACACTAAGTAGAAATGATCATTAAAAAAATAAGGCTTACCTTCTGGCAAGCCTTTTATTTTTTGTAGCAACAGTAAAGCCGTTAATTAATCCAGCCTCTTGTTGATAATTTCCATAAACTCCTGAACTTCTTCACTTTCATGATCCCAGAAAGGGTATTGAGTTGCTATAAACCCTTCGGCATCACGTTTATTGTCTAGTGTTTCCAGGTAATCTATTACACTATTGAAAGTACCTTCGTTACCGTCAAAAAGCAGGTTGATAAACATAAACCTTTGGTTAATGCTAATGCTTTTTTTGATGCTTTCAATTTTTTGACTCCTGTGCATGTCGGCCAGCGTCTGTTTGTTTTCAGAATGCTGATCATTTAAAATCGGCTTCTTAGCATCAAAACGGCTGTTAATTTGAGGCTTAACTTCTG includes the following:
- a CDS encoding rod shape-determining protein, producing the protein MGLFDFFSSDIAMDLGTANTLIIHKDKIVVDEPSIIAIDKNVNKVLAIGREAMQMHEKTHENIKTIRPLKDGVIADFHAAEHMIRGMIKMIDSGKKLFPASHRMVICIPSGITEVEKRAVRDSAEHAGAKEVYMIYEPIAAAIGIGIDIERPVGSMIVDIGGGTTEIAVIALSGIVCDQSIRVAGDTFNRDILDYMRRQHNLLIGERSAEKVKIEVGSALTELDDGPEDYEIRGRDLMTGIPKVIKISYSEIAFALDKSVSKIEEAVLKALEISPPELSADIYDNGIHLTGGGALLRGLDKRLALKTKLPIHVAEDPLRAVVRGTGQSLKNLNSFKAVLMT
- the mreC gene encoding rod shape-determining protein MreC → MQRLFLFLYQYRAFLIFLFLEVICLWLIVQNNSFQSAGFFNSSNRVAGNLLQSSDNVSDYFNLADVNQNLASENARLKQELEALNSRLEYLELDTTYETTDTTLVTDIDTLTQDSVQIEKYKFLSAKVINKSVRNYNNYITINKGRSEGVEPDMAVIGNDGVVGKVKTASQHFAVITSVLHSDFQISSKIDKTGDLCTAKWPGNDPYHAELLFVPRHVEVAVGDSIVTSGYNAIFPEGVPVGVVSDVEITEDALFYNITIDLASNFNEIGYVYLIKNSLKTEQDSVQQEAEKFYAQ
- a CDS encoding Rod shape-determining protein MreD, which codes for MLNKGIITQIFSFILYVLVQVLLLKNIVLFDKSFCFLYIAFLLLIPVEAKVLGLMIVGFITGIAVDIFYDSLGIHAAASVFIMFVRNYWLNMLTPQGGYDSGTVPTISSNGLRWFTSYVLPLIFLHHCVLFLLESWGFGLLGFTLTKAFFSTWFTFIVMLITQYLFYNKKRSL
- the mrdA gene encoding penicillin-binding protein 2 — translated: MNESRKNIIQMVVVAVAVIFLVKLFSIQVLDDKYAQAATSNIIHKVIEYPYRGTIRDRNGKLIVYNTPQFDLTITPKEVRVLDTAKFCDLFEITKEELKTKYATLKAGKGFSYVKPNPFIKQLSERDLARIQDYLIDFPGFDVQARTSRAYTYPVLANALGYVSEINKRQLDRDTADYYHQGDYIGQSGLEAYYEDQLRGKRGVRFKKRNVRGIEMGDFEDGKFDTLAVRGENLITTIDIDLQRYGEELMKGKSGSIVAIEPSTGEILSLVSGPSYDPNELSGKEYSKNYYRISSDSLKPLFNRPLMAQYRPGSIFKIIQAMVGLQEGVITKQTYIPCIKYPMNCHYHGAGETLVGAITHSCNPYFYNVMKRMVNQGVSEDPFEDTRIGIKKWNDYIESFGLGSPLGIDLPSEKSGMVPSVAYYDRAYNGRPWKFSNIYSISIGEGENLVVPIQMANFAALVANRGYYYIPHLVKSVGDSGEPLPRFKEKHHTMVDDKYFDIAVEAMANVIKEGTGQYRAKLKDIEVCGKTGTVQNDPLPDHSVFIAFAPRDNPKIAVSVYVENAGQGARAAASIASLMIEKYLLGGTERPNIEAYVKKGDFL
- the rodA gene encoding rod shape-determining protein RodA — its product is MRRGDSIVSKIDWLTILLFFVIVMLGWLNIYAAVYDENAAQNIFSMSLNSGRQLIFIGVIIVLIIVMLVVDFKFYDTFAYIIYGGVLSLLIFILLFGREVAGSKSWFELGAFRFQPSEFAKFATCLAVAKFIGTGGFRMDQLRNQIVLFAIIAVPAVLIILQGDTGTALVYSVFILVFFREGMAPTLLILGVSAAIIFILTLMVENHIYLYGGIFLIAAAAIIFGKRTRKRIIMVLLGAAVIVSVIKSVDYVISDILKPHQQNRVKAFINPDADPLGFGWNVTQSKIAIGSGGAFGKGFLKGTQTKFDFVPEQSTDFIFCTIAEEHGWFGSFVIIGLFVSLLLRLIFVAERQKWRFARVYGYSVACILFFHFAVNIGMTIGLFPVIGIPLPMFSYGGSSLIGFTILIFILVKLDAHRGQVLVH